AGGCGCGAGATGAGGCGTTATTTTTGGGTCAAACTTATTTAACATACTTATCCAGTTTGCGAAAATACAACGAATTGTACAAAGATTACCATGGTCGTGGTGAACGCAGCGTCAAAGAAACTGCGGATTTAGTTGGCTTCAAATTGCCAACTGATcccaaatagaaaaatttaaaagatatatAACGATGAATATTAACTCCATTTGGTTCAttaatatactaaaatattacTGTAGAGGTAGCTTAACCtaattttgaaatgaatttgGTGTTTTCCTTCAATAATATCAATGCAAGAAGAACGTAAAATGATTTTGGTATATTATTTGGCCTTAAGGAATGAAAAATGttagtaatatatatataatgtaataatgtgaattgattttttgtgcGCTTCAATAATGCCAAAGCAATGTTGCAGATTACTGTGAAATCAGTATGTATTTACTCAATTCAGGTTTTTGAGgtaagattttttcaaattatcgTACCGTGGTTtttagtagtagtagtattagtTGATATGTTATTATAATGCTGTGCTGTTCTTTTTTTGGTGATTCAA
The sequence above is drawn from the Bactrocera tryoni isolate S06 chromosome 1, CSIRO_BtryS06_freeze2, whole genome shotgun sequence genome and encodes:
- the LOC120782239 gene encoding protein FMC1 homolog; this translates as MAATKTLRSLLQELRSASPKGCIKNSLAARYILAQYKKYSTTDLQLCKARDEALFLGQTYLTYLSSLRKYNELYKDYHGRGERSVKETADLVGFKLPTDPK